The Lepidochelys kempii isolate rLepKem1 chromosome 25, rLepKem1.hap2, whole genome shotgun sequence genome contains a region encoding:
- the LOC140903078 gene encoding perilipin-3-like isoform X2 → MSSEENAATHTSPQSEEPEQHQRNVVSRVANLPLVSSTYDMVSTAYTSTKENHPYIKSVCDVAEKGVKTITAVAVGGAQPILAKLEPQIATVNEYACKGLDKLEEKLPILQQPTEKVVADTKELVSSTVTGARDAISSTVSGAKGAVTGVVDMAKGAVQDSMEMTRSVVTSSVNTVMGSRVGQMVVTGVDAMLGKSEELVDHYLPMTDQELAKLATSVEGFEMASVEQQRQQQSYFVRLGSLSTKLRHRAYQHSLGKLRNAQRSTQEALSQLHQTIELIECVKQGVDQKLHGGQEKLHQMWLEWSRRRSEGKEDSDAAQPEQVESQTLVMFRGITQQLQTTCLNLMSNVQGLPASIQDKVQELRHNVEELHASFSAAHSFQDLSSTILTQSQERVAKARQSMDELLDFVVQNAPLPWLVGPFAPNLVELPAIPTAGKDGEEAQQGEDEKVDSTAQQASVPKENP, encoded by the exons ATGTCTTCTGAGGAAAATGCTGCAACCCACACTTCCCCTCAGAGCGAGGAGCCTGAGCAGCACCAGCGG AATGTCGTGagcagggtggccaacctgcccTTGGTCAGCTCCACCTATGACATGGTTTCCACGGCCTACACCTCCACCAAAGAGAATCACCCATACATCAAATCTGTCTGCGATGTGGCGGAGAAAGGCGTGAAGACCATCACCGCCGTGGCTGTTGGCGGCGCCCAGCCAATCCTGGCCAAACTGGAGCCACAGA TTGCGACAGTGAATGAGTACGCATGCAAGGGGCTGGATAAACTGGAGGAGAAGCTGCCAATTCTTCAACAGCCAACTGAAAAG GTTGTGGCTGACACCAAGGAGCTGGTGTCTTCTACCGTGACTGGTGCTAGAGATGCCATCTCCAGCACTGTCAGTGGAGCAAAGGGTGCAGTGACAGGGGTGGTGGACATGGCCAAAGGAGCTGTCCAGGATAGCATGGAGATGACCAGATCAGTGGTGACCAGCAGCGTGAACACAGTCATGGGGTCCAGAGTGGGCCAGATGGTGGTGACCGGAGTGGATGCCATGTTGGGGAAATCAGAAGAGCTGGTGGATCATTACCTCCCCATGACGGATCAAGAACTAG CTAAGCTGGCCACCTCTGTGGAAGGCTTCGAGATGGCGTCCGTGGAGCAGCAGAGGCAACAGCAGAGTTACTTTGTGCGCCTGGGGTCCCTGTCCACCAAGCTCCGCCACCGGGCCTACCAGCACTCCCTGGGCAAGCTGAGGAATGCTCAGCGGAGCACCCAAGAGGCTCTGTCCCAGCTCCACCAAACCATAGAACTG ATTGAATGTGTCAAGCAGGGTGTGGACCAGAAGCTCCATGGTGGCCAGGAGAAACTGCACCAGATGTGGCTGGAGTGGAGCAGGAGGCGGTCTGAGGGGAAAGAGGACTCTGATGCTGCGCAGCCAGAG CAGGTGGAATCTCAGACACTGGTCATGTTCCGTGGCATCACCCAACAGCTGCAAACCACCTGCCTGAACCTAATGTCCAATGTCCAAGGCCTCCCTGCCAGCATCCAGGACAAGGTGCAGGAGCTCCGTCACAATGTCGAAGAACTCCACGCCTCCTTCTCCGCTGCCCATTCCTTCCAAGACCTGTCCAGCACCATCCtgacccagagccaggagagggTGGCCAAGGCCCGGCAGTCTATGGATGAGCTGCTGGACTTTGTGGTGCAGAATGCTCCCCTGCCTTGGCTTGTGGGACCTTTTGCTCCCAACCTGGTAGAGCTACCAGCTATTCCAACTGCTGGAAAGGATGGGGAGGAGGCCCAGCAAGGTGAAGATGAGAAGGTGGACAGCACTGCTCAGCAAGCCTCTGTGCCAAAGGAGAACCCTTAG
- the LOC140903078 gene encoding perilipin-3-like isoform X1, which translates to MFSSSSCLIMSSEENAATHTSPQSEEPEQHQRNVVSRVANLPLVSSTYDMVSTAYTSTKENHPYIKSVCDVAEKGVKTITAVAVGGAQPILAKLEPQIATVNEYACKGLDKLEEKLPILQQPTEKVVADTKELVSSTVTGARDAISSTVSGAKGAVTGVVDMAKGAVQDSMEMTRSVVTSSVNTVMGSRVGQMVVTGVDAMLGKSEELVDHYLPMTDQELAKLATSVEGFEMASVEQQRQQQSYFVRLGSLSTKLRHRAYQHSLGKLRNAQRSTQEALSQLHQTIELIECVKQGVDQKLHGGQEKLHQMWLEWSRRRSEGKEDSDAAQPEQVESQTLVMFRGITQQLQTTCLNLMSNVQGLPASIQDKVQELRHNVEELHASFSAAHSFQDLSSTILTQSQERVAKARQSMDELLDFVVQNAPLPWLVGPFAPNLVELPAIPTAGKDGEEAQQGEDEKVDSTAQQASVPKENP; encoded by the exons ATGTTTTCATCCTCCAGTTGCCTTATCATGTCTTCTGAGGAAAATGCTGCAACCCACACTTCCCCTCAGAGCGAGGAGCCTGAGCAGCACCAGCGG AATGTCGTGagcagggtggccaacctgcccTTGGTCAGCTCCACCTATGACATGGTTTCCACGGCCTACACCTCCACCAAAGAGAATCACCCATACATCAAATCTGTCTGCGATGTGGCGGAGAAAGGCGTGAAGACCATCACCGCCGTGGCTGTTGGCGGCGCCCAGCCAATCCTGGCCAAACTGGAGCCACAGA TTGCGACAGTGAATGAGTACGCATGCAAGGGGCTGGATAAACTGGAGGAGAAGCTGCCAATTCTTCAACAGCCAACTGAAAAG GTTGTGGCTGACACCAAGGAGCTGGTGTCTTCTACCGTGACTGGTGCTAGAGATGCCATCTCCAGCACTGTCAGTGGAGCAAAGGGTGCAGTGACAGGGGTGGTGGACATGGCCAAAGGAGCTGTCCAGGATAGCATGGAGATGACCAGATCAGTGGTGACCAGCAGCGTGAACACAGTCATGGGGTCCAGAGTGGGCCAGATGGTGGTGACCGGAGTGGATGCCATGTTGGGGAAATCAGAAGAGCTGGTGGATCATTACCTCCCCATGACGGATCAAGAACTAG CTAAGCTGGCCACCTCTGTGGAAGGCTTCGAGATGGCGTCCGTGGAGCAGCAGAGGCAACAGCAGAGTTACTTTGTGCGCCTGGGGTCCCTGTCCACCAAGCTCCGCCACCGGGCCTACCAGCACTCCCTGGGCAAGCTGAGGAATGCTCAGCGGAGCACCCAAGAGGCTCTGTCCCAGCTCCACCAAACCATAGAACTG ATTGAATGTGTCAAGCAGGGTGTGGACCAGAAGCTCCATGGTGGCCAGGAGAAACTGCACCAGATGTGGCTGGAGTGGAGCAGGAGGCGGTCTGAGGGGAAAGAGGACTCTGATGCTGCGCAGCCAGAG CAGGTGGAATCTCAGACACTGGTCATGTTCCGTGGCATCACCCAACAGCTGCAAACCACCTGCCTGAACCTAATGTCCAATGTCCAAGGCCTCCCTGCCAGCATCCAGGACAAGGTGCAGGAGCTCCGTCACAATGTCGAAGAACTCCACGCCTCCTTCTCCGCTGCCCATTCCTTCCAAGACCTGTCCAGCACCATCCtgacccagagccaggagagggTGGCCAAGGCCCGGCAGTCTATGGATGAGCTGCTGGACTTTGTGGTGCAGAATGCTCCCCTGCCTTGGCTTGTGGGACCTTTTGCTCCCAACCTGGTAGAGCTACCAGCTATTCCAACTGCTGGAAAGGATGGGGAGGAGGCCCAGCAAGGTGAAGATGAGAAGGTGGACAGCACTGCTCAGCAAGCCTCTGTGCCAAAGGAGAACCCTTAG